A portion of the Adhaeribacter radiodurans genome contains these proteins:
- the dnaB gene encoding replicative DNA helicase, which produces MNQFLPRTIPHASDLEAAVLGAMLLEQEGTQLGLELIQNPEVFYQRSHQLVFEAILATHQAGHKIDVITVTEQARKLGTLDQIGKENSFGPHYIVQLTSHVNSAAHLEYHIRLLQEHYVRRQVIYTQEQLLRKAYDDTEDPLELLATSQANLLQLSDMLCVKKEEHVNQVMYRNMKEIAAKFQGQASTGIPSCCDVITKLTGGWQESDLIVLAARPSMGKTAYALAEAKHIAMIHQIPVAIFSLEMSSEQLANRLLAAETRVNLNHIRRPALLTDEKLVQLQQGVHRFARAPLYIDDTAGLTIQQFRAKAIKMKAKYGIKLIVVDYLQLMQDVTRKSHREQEIAAISRQLKLVAKELKLPIIAISQMSREVEKRESKRPQLSDLRESGSIEQDADVIVFLYRREYYAKDRTDPEWKNKMEIVFAKHRNGELDDLIIEYDLPTMRFGDVGSLFNDTELETNDSYSQNIEDIYYS; this is translated from the coding sequence ATGAATCAATTTCTACCGCGAACAATTCCGCACGCGTCTGACTTGGAAGCAGCGGTATTAGGAGCAATGTTGTTGGAACAGGAAGGTACCCAGCTCGGACTGGAGCTAATCCAGAACCCGGAAGTGTTTTACCAGAGAAGTCACCAACTTGTTTTTGAAGCTATTCTGGCTACCCATCAGGCGGGCCATAAGATTGATGTCATTACCGTAACGGAGCAAGCCCGAAAATTAGGCACCTTAGATCAAATAGGGAAGGAAAATAGTTTTGGTCCCCATTACATCGTGCAATTAACTAGTCACGTGAATTCCGCCGCGCATTTAGAATACCATATCCGCCTCTTACAGGAGCATTATGTAAGGCGGCAGGTCATCTATACTCAAGAACAACTACTTCGAAAGGCTTATGATGACACCGAAGATCCACTGGAGTTACTAGCCACTAGTCAGGCCAATCTCTTGCAATTAAGTGATATGCTTTGTGTCAAGAAAGAAGAACACGTAAATCAGGTTATGTATCGGAACATGAAAGAGATTGCAGCGAAATTCCAGGGACAAGCCTCCACCGGAATTCCTTCCTGCTGCGATGTAATTACCAAGTTAACAGGTGGCTGGCAAGAATCCGATTTGATAGTGTTAGCGGCCCGGCCTTCTATGGGCAAAACAGCATATGCGTTGGCAGAGGCAAAGCATATAGCCATGATACATCAAATCCCCGTAGCTATCTTCTCGTTAGAAATGAGTAGCGAGCAGTTGGCGAACCGGTTATTAGCAGCGGAAACCCGGGTAAACCTAAATCATATTCGACGTCCCGCTCTCCTTACAGATGAGAAGCTAGTTCAGCTGCAGCAAGGAGTCCATCGATTTGCCCGTGCGCCGCTCTACATTGACGATACCGCTGGATTAACTATTCAACAGTTTCGGGCTAAAGCTATTAAAATGAAAGCCAAATACGGTATTAAGCTAATTGTGGTAGATTACCTACAATTGATGCAGGATGTCACCAGAAAAAGCCACCGGGAACAAGAAATTGCCGCTATTAGCCGGCAGTTGAAGCTAGTAGCCAAAGAACTTAAATTACCCATTATTGCTATTTCACAAATGAGCCGAGAAGTAGAAAAGCGGGAAAGTAAACGGCCGCAGTTGTCTGATCTACGAGAGTCCGGGTCTATTGAACAGGATGCGGATGTAATTGTTTTTCTTTACCGACGGGAGTACTATGCTAAAGATAGGACGGATCCGGAGTGGAAGAATAAAATGGAAATTGTTTTTGCAAAGCATCGTAATGGAGAGTTAGATGACTTGATAATCGAATATGATTTACCAACCATGCGCTTCGGGGATGTGGGCAGCTTATTTAATGATACAGAACTTGAAACTAACGATAGTTATTCTCAAAACATTGAGGATATTTATTACTCTTGA